The Manihot esculenta cultivar AM560-2 chromosome 1, M.esculenta_v8, whole genome shotgun sequence genome has a window encoding:
- the LOC110622415 gene encoding uncharacterized protein LOC110622415 produces the protein MASAIMFSCQIPQQTLSFKPMVAAATPAAMPFKLSSQAAYKNTKMGQQRICLRRHEQNKPFHNRRLDLIVPSAAESDDITLDQISAADTIRNFYACINEKKLKELNEYISDDCCFEDCTFISPIQGKKEVMRFYQQLTTGMGQNVKFIVEHVCEDNEFTAGVNWHMEWKKRPLPFTRGCSFYECSQIGDRLVIKKARVVVESPIKPGGMLLSLLKNVTSIFDDFPNFAEWFLKSTHVIVRFLLKIYSRLLAPIVNPLLAGYIKIWNFMARGFVFALNILLNISKKFFG, from the exons ATGGCTTCTGCTATCATGTTCTCATGCCAAATCCCACAGCAGACCCTCTCCTTCAAACCCATGGTCGCCGCAGCAACGCCTGCAGCCATGCCCTTTAAACTTTCATCTCAGGCAGcctataaaaatacaaaaatggGGCAGCAGAGAATCTGTTTAAGAAGGCATGAACAGAACAAACCTTTCCACAATCGGAGGCTCGACTTGATCGTGCCATCAGCAGCTGAAAGTGATGATATTACATTGGATCAGATTTCTGCAGCAGATACAATCAGGAATTTCTATGCCTGCATCAATGAGAAAAAGTTAAAAGAACTAAATGAGTACATTTCAGATGATTGCTGCTTTGAGGATTGCACATTTATATCCCCAATTCAAGGCAAAAAG GAAGTTATGCGTTTCTATCAACAGCTCACCACAGGCATGGGCCAGAATGTGAAGTTCATCGTTGAACATGTTTGTGAAGATAATGAATTCACAGCAGGAGTAAATTGGCACATGG AATGGAAAAAAAGACCACTACCTTTCACAAGGGGCTGCAGCTTTTATGAGTGCTCACAGATCGGGGACCGACTAGTAATAAA GAAAGCTCGGGTCGTAGTTGAATCACCAATCAAACCGGGAGGCATGTTGCTG AGTCTGTTAAAGAATGTGACTTCAATATTCGACGATTTCCCAAATTTTGCAGAAT GGTTCCTAAAGAGTACTCATGTCATTGTCCGGTTCTTACTCAAGATTTACTCAAGACTTCTAGCACCTATTGTCAATCCACTTCTGGCAGGCTACATCAAAATATGGAATTTCATGGCCCGAGGGTTTGTCTTTGCTCTAAACATTCTACTCAACATTTCAAAGAAATTTTTTGGGTAG